One genomic segment of Scophthalmus maximus strain ysfricsl-2021 chromosome 3, ASM2237912v1, whole genome shotgun sequence includes these proteins:
- the rnf41 gene encoding E3 ubiquitin-protein ligase NRDP1 has product MGYDITRFQGEVDEDLLCPICSGVLEEPVQAPHCEHAFCNACITQWFAQQQICPVDRTVVTLAHLRPVPRIMRNMLSKLQIGCDNAGFGCTATLRLDQLQSHLKDCEHNPKRPVNCEEGCGLEMPKDEQPNHNCIKHLRTVVQQQQTKISDLEKTVAEHKHQLGEQKRDIQLLKAYMRAIRSANPNLQNLEESIEYNEILEWVNSMQPARVTRWGGMISTPDAVLQAVIKRSLIDSGCPLSVVNDLIENAHERNWPQGLATLEVRQMNRRYYENYVAKRIPGKQAVVVMACENQHMGEDMILEPGLVMIFAHGVEEIL; this is encoded by the exons ATGGGGTACGACATTACGAGGTTTCAAGGGGAGGTGGATGAAGACCTGCTGTGCCCCATATGTAGTGGAGTGTTGGAGGAACCGGTGCAG GCTCCACACTGTGAGCATGCCTTCTGCAACGCCTGTATAACGCAGTGGTTCGCCCAGCAGCAGATTTGTCCCGTCGACCGCACCGTGGTGACGCTCGCCCACCTGCGGCCCGTGCCCCGCATCATGCGCAACATGCTGTCCAAGCTCCAGATTGGCTGCGACAACGCAGGCTTCGGCTGCACGGCCACGCTGCGCCTGGACCAGCTGCAGTCGCACCTCAAAGACTGTGAGCACAACCCCAAGAGGCCCGTCAACTGCGAGGAGGGGTGTGG GCTCGAGATGCCCAAGGACGAACAGCCCAACCACAACTGCATCAAACATCTGCGGACGGTCGTTCAGCAGCAACAGACCAAGATTTCGGATCTGGAGAAAACTGTGGCGGAGCATAAACACCAGCTGGGCGAGCAA aAACGAGACATTCAGCTGCTGAAAGCCTACATGAGAGCCATCCGCAGTGCGAACCCCAACCTGCAGAACCTGGAGGAGAGCATCGAGTACAACGAGATCCTGGA GTGGGTGAACTCCATGCAGCCCGCCCGGGTGACGCGCTGGGGCGGCATGATCTCCACGCCCGACGCTGTGCTCCAGGCGGTCATCAAGCGCTCCCTCATCGACAGCGGCTGCCCCCTCTCGGTGGTGAACGACCTGATCGAGAACGCCCACGAGCGCAACTGGCCGCAGGGGCTGGCCACGCTCGAGGTGCGGCAGATGAACCGGCGCTACTACGAGAACTACGTCGCCAAGCGCATCCCCGGCAAGCAGGCGGTGGTGGTGATGGCGTGCGAGAATCAGCACATGGGGGAGGACATGATCCTGGAGCCCGGCCTGGTCATGATCTTTGCCCACGGCGTGGAGGAGATCTTATAA
- the ankrd52a gene encoding serine/threonine-protein phosphatase 6 regulatory ankyrin repeat subunit C isoform X1 — MGVLNIADQPPLVQAIFNRNAEELQQLLHKKEDVNALDQERRTPLHAAACVGDVHVMDLLIESGASVNAKDHVWLTPLHRAAASRNERAVGLLLRRGAEANARDKFWQTPLHVAAANRSTRCAEALVTQLSNLNMADRTGRTALHHAAQSGFQEMVKLLLNKGANLSAIDKKERQPIHCAAYLGHVDVVKLLLSRSADKSCKDKQGYTPLHAAAASGHIEIVKYLLRIGVEIDEPNGFGNTALHVACYMGQEAVATELVNHGANVNQPNRCGYTPLHLAAVSTNGALCLELLVNNGADVNQQSKEGKSPLHMAAIHGRFTRSQILIQNGGEIDCVDKYGNTPLHVAAKYGHELLISTLMTNGADTARRGIHGMFPLHLAVLYGFSDCCRKLLSSGQLYSIVSSMSKEHVLSAGFDINTPDNFGRTCLHAAASGGNVECLNLLLSSGTDLNKRDIMGRTPLHYAAANGRYQCTVTLVSAGAEVNEPDQTGCTPLHYSAASQAFSRVDRHFSGNHQNDEDEAKESYFCLEHLLDNGADPSMVNSKGYSAVHYAAYHGNKQNLELLLEMSFNALGDIESSIPVSPLHLAADKGHWQALRVLTETAAYVDMQDAAGRSVLYLAAQKGYARCVEVLLAQGASCLLNDNRLMWTPIHVAAANGHSDCLRMMIDYGEDGDLTNVADKFGQTSLMLAVQGGHTDCVHFLLEKGALPDAMDKRGSTALHRGAVLGHDDCVTALLEHKASALCKDTQGRTPLHYAASRGHTEILASLVQGAMATDPQDKLLDNKQYTPLHWAAYKGHEDCLEVLLEFKTFIHEEGNPFTPLHCALMNGHSGAAERLLECAGVQMINTRDAKGRTPLHAAAFAEDVAGLQLVLRHGAEINAVDTSGRSALMVAADKGHSGTVAILLHRAKADLTLLDDNRNTALHLACSKAHEMCALLILGEIHSPTLINATNSALQMPLHLAARNGLATVVQALLSRGATVLAVDEEGHTPALACAPNKDVADCLALILSTMKPFPQRDPSSCSCSSPAVSPSPGLNLLKHCGITAACAPLPSNGLHNGFVKDRHGAPVGLDGCLSE; from the exons GTGCCAGTGTTAATGCTAAAGACCACGTGTGGTTGACCCCACTGCACAGGGCAGCTGCTTCCAGGAACGAA AGGGCAGTGGGTCTGCTGCTGAGGCGCGGAGCGGAGGCAAATGCACGGGACAAGTTCTGGCAGACGCCACTGCACGTGGCCGCTGCCAACCGCTCCACGCGCTGCGCAGAGGCCCTGGTCACCCAGCTGAGCAACCTGAACATGGCGGATCGCACGGGTAGAACTGCTCTGCACCACGCAGCTCAGAGTGGGTTCCAAGAG ATGGTAAAGCTGTTGCTGAACAAAGGGGCCAACCTGAGTGCCATCGATAAGAAGGAGAGGCAGCCTATCCATTGTGCTGCTTACTTGG GGCATGTGGATGTTGTGAAGTTGCTGCTGTCCCGCAGCGCAGACAAGAGCTGCAAGGACAAGCAGGGCTACACGCCTCTGCACGCCGCTGCTGCAAGTGGTCACATCGAAATTGTAAAGTACCTACTGAGGATAGGGGTGGAG ATTGATGAACCCAATGGCTTTGGAAACACTGCGCTTCACGTGGCCTGCTACATGGGACAGGAGGCGGTCGCTACGGAGCTGGTGAACCACGGAGCCAATGTGAACCAGCCCAACCGGTGCGGCTACACCCCTCTGCACCTGGCCGCCGTGTCCACCAACGGTGCCCTCTGTCTGGAGTTGCTGGTCAACAATGGGGCAGATGTCAACCAGCAG agcaAAGAAGGGAAGAGCCCTCTGCACATGGCAGCCATTCACGGACGCTTCACACGCTCTCAGATCCTCATCCAAAACG gtGGGGAAATCGATTGCGTGGATAAGTATGGCAATACTCCCCTCCACGTTGCTGCTAAGTATGGCCATGAACTGCTGATCAGCACTCTAATGACCAATGGAGCAGACACGGCCAG aCGTGGGATCCATGGAATGTTCCCCTTGCACTTAGCTGTGCTGTACGGGTTTTCAGACTGTTGTCGCAAGTTACTCTCCTCAG GTCAGCTGTATAGTATCGTTTCATCTATGAGTAAGGAGCACGTGCTATCGGCCGGGTTTGACATAAACACCCCTGACAACTTTGGGAGGACCTGTCTACACGCTGCTGCCTCCGGAGG AAATGTTGAATGTCTGAACTTGCTCTTAAGTAGCGGTACCGACTTAAACAAGAGGGACATAATGGGAAG GACACCGTTGCACTATGCAGCTGCTAATGGGAGGTACCAGTGCACTGTGACCCTGGTGAGCGCTGGCGCTGAGGTCAACGAGCCCGACCAGACGGGCTGTACTCCCCTGCACTACTCTGCCGCGTCCCAAGCCTTCAGCAG AGTTGATCGTCATTTTTCTGGGAACCATCAGAACGATGAGGACGAGGCAAAGGAATCGTACTT CTGCTTGGAGCATCTTTTGGACAATGGTGCTGATCCATCGATGGTCAACTCAAAGGGTTACAGTGCTGTTCACTATGCAGCTTACCACGGCAACAAGCAGAACCTGGAGCTG ctccTGGAGATGTCCTTTAATGCACTAGGAGACATAGAGAGCAGCATTCCAGTCAGTCCGCTGCATCTTGCT GCTGATAAAGGTCACTGGCAGGCGCTGCGTGTGCTGACTGAGACCGCGGCGTACGTGGACATGCAGGACGCCGCGGGCCGCTCTGTGCTCTACTTGGCCGCCCAGAAAGGCTACGCCCGCTGCGTGGAGGTGCTGCTGGCTCAGGGAGCCTCCTGTCTCCTCAACGACAACCGTCTCATGTGGACTCCAATTCACGTTGCAG CTGCCAATGGTCACTCAGACTGCCTGCGCATGATGATTGATTATGGGGAGGACGGGGATCTCACCAACGTCGCAGACAAATTTGGCCA GACCTCGCTGATGCTCGCCGTTCAGGGAGGTCACACTGATtgtgtccacttcctgttggagAAGGGTGCCTTGCCAGATGCCATGGACAAGAGGGGCAGCACAGCTTTGCACAGAGGG GCGGTGTTGGGGCACGACGACTGTGTGACGGCGCTGCTGGAGCACAAAGCCTCTGCACTGTGTAAGGACACCCAGGGTCGGACACCGCTGCACTACGCCGCATCCAGAGGCCACACGGAGATCCTGGCCAGTCTGGTGCAGGGCGCCATGGCAACTGACCCGCAAGATAAACTGCTGGACAACAAACAATACACCCCGTTACACTGGGCTGCTTACAAAG GGCATGAAGACTGTTTGGAGGTTTTACttgaatttaaaacatttatccaCGAAGAGGGAAACCCTTTCACCCCCCTGCACTGTGCTCT GATGAATGGCCACAGCGGCGCTGCAGAGAGACTTCTGGAATGTGCCGGGGTCCAGATGATTAACACCAGAGATGCCAAAGGAAG GACCCCGCTGCACGCTGCTGCGTTTGCAGAGGATGTCGCAGGACTTCAGTTGGTGCTTCGCCACGGCGCAGAGATCAACGCGGTTGACACAAGTGGACGCTCTGCACTGATGGTGGCTGCTGACAAGGGCCACAGCGGCACTGTGG CCATCCTCCTTCACCGGGCCAAGGCCGACCTGACACTGCTTGATGACAACAGGAACACTGCCCTGCACTTGGCCTGCAGCAAG GCTCATGAGATGTGTGCCCTGCTGATTCTGGGAGAGATCCACAGTCCGACACTCATAAACGCCACCAACAGTGCTCTGCAAAT GCCCCTCCATCTTGCAGCACGTAACGGCCTGGCGACGGTGGTGCAGGCACTGCTGAGTAGAGGAGCCACTGTGCTGGCTGTGGATGAGGAAG GCCACACCCCAGCTTTGGCCTGTGCTCCCAACAAGGACGTGGCTGACTGCCTGGCTCTGATCCTCTCTACCATGAAGCCTTTCCCCCAGCGGGacccttcctcctgctcctgctcctctcccgcCGTCTCCCCGTCCCCGGGTCTCAACTTGCTGAAGCACTGCGGCATCACCGCCGCCTGCGCCCCCCTGCCCAGCAACGGCCTCCACAACGGCTTCGTCAAAGACCGCCACGGCGCGCCAGTCGGCCTGGACGGGTGTCTGTCTGAGTGA
- the ankrd52a gene encoding serine/threonine-protein phosphatase 6 regulatory ankyrin repeat subunit C isoform X2 — protein MGVLNIADQPPLVQAIFNRNAEELQQLLHKKEDVNALDQERRTPLHAAACVGDVHVMDLLIESGASVNAKDHVWLTPLHRAAASRNERAVGLLLRRGAEANARDKFWQTPLHVAAANRSTRCAEALVTQLSNLNMADRTGRTALHHAAQSGFQEMVKLLLNKGANLSAIDKKERQPIHCAAYLGHVDVVKLLLSRSADKSCKDKQGYTPLHAAAASGHIEIVKYLLRIGVEIDEPNGFGNTALHVACYMGQEAVATELVNHGANVNQPNRCGYTPLHLAAVSTNGALCLELLVNNGADVNQQSKEGKSPLHMAAIHGRFTRSQILIQNGGEIDCVDKYGNTPLHVAAKYGHELLISTLMTNGADTARRGIHGMFPLHLAVLYGFSDCCRKLLSSGQLYSIVSSMSKEHVLSAGFDINTPDNFGRTCLHAAASGGNVECLNLLLSSGTDLNKRDIMGRTPLHYAAANGRYQCTVTLVSAGAEVNEPDQTGCTPLHYSAASQAFSRVDRHFSGNHQNDEDEAKESYFCLEHLLDNGADPSMVNSKGYSAVHYAAYHGNKQNLELLLEMSFNALGDIESSIPVSPLHLAADKGHWQALRVLTETAAYVDMQDAAGRSVLYLAAQKGYARCVEVLLAQGASCLLNDNRLMWTPIHVAANGHSDCLRMMIDYGEDGDLTNVADKFGQTSLMLAVQGGHTDCVHFLLEKGALPDAMDKRGSTALHRGAVLGHDDCVTALLEHKASALCKDTQGRTPLHYAASRGHTEILASLVQGAMATDPQDKLLDNKQYTPLHWAAYKGHEDCLEVLLEFKTFIHEEGNPFTPLHCALMNGHSGAAERLLECAGVQMINTRDAKGRTPLHAAAFAEDVAGLQLVLRHGAEINAVDTSGRSALMVAADKGHSGTVAILLHRAKADLTLLDDNRNTALHLACSKAHEMCALLILGEIHSPTLINATNSALQMPLHLAARNGLATVVQALLSRGATVLAVDEEGHTPALACAPNKDVADCLALILSTMKPFPQRDPSSCSCSSPAVSPSPGLNLLKHCGITAACAPLPSNGLHNGFVKDRHGAPVGLDGCLSE, from the exons GTGCCAGTGTTAATGCTAAAGACCACGTGTGGTTGACCCCACTGCACAGGGCAGCTGCTTCCAGGAACGAA AGGGCAGTGGGTCTGCTGCTGAGGCGCGGAGCGGAGGCAAATGCACGGGACAAGTTCTGGCAGACGCCACTGCACGTGGCCGCTGCCAACCGCTCCACGCGCTGCGCAGAGGCCCTGGTCACCCAGCTGAGCAACCTGAACATGGCGGATCGCACGGGTAGAACTGCTCTGCACCACGCAGCTCAGAGTGGGTTCCAAGAG ATGGTAAAGCTGTTGCTGAACAAAGGGGCCAACCTGAGTGCCATCGATAAGAAGGAGAGGCAGCCTATCCATTGTGCTGCTTACTTGG GGCATGTGGATGTTGTGAAGTTGCTGCTGTCCCGCAGCGCAGACAAGAGCTGCAAGGACAAGCAGGGCTACACGCCTCTGCACGCCGCTGCTGCAAGTGGTCACATCGAAATTGTAAAGTACCTACTGAGGATAGGGGTGGAG ATTGATGAACCCAATGGCTTTGGAAACACTGCGCTTCACGTGGCCTGCTACATGGGACAGGAGGCGGTCGCTACGGAGCTGGTGAACCACGGAGCCAATGTGAACCAGCCCAACCGGTGCGGCTACACCCCTCTGCACCTGGCCGCCGTGTCCACCAACGGTGCCCTCTGTCTGGAGTTGCTGGTCAACAATGGGGCAGATGTCAACCAGCAG agcaAAGAAGGGAAGAGCCCTCTGCACATGGCAGCCATTCACGGACGCTTCACACGCTCTCAGATCCTCATCCAAAACG gtGGGGAAATCGATTGCGTGGATAAGTATGGCAATACTCCCCTCCACGTTGCTGCTAAGTATGGCCATGAACTGCTGATCAGCACTCTAATGACCAATGGAGCAGACACGGCCAG aCGTGGGATCCATGGAATGTTCCCCTTGCACTTAGCTGTGCTGTACGGGTTTTCAGACTGTTGTCGCAAGTTACTCTCCTCAG GTCAGCTGTATAGTATCGTTTCATCTATGAGTAAGGAGCACGTGCTATCGGCCGGGTTTGACATAAACACCCCTGACAACTTTGGGAGGACCTGTCTACACGCTGCTGCCTCCGGAGG AAATGTTGAATGTCTGAACTTGCTCTTAAGTAGCGGTACCGACTTAAACAAGAGGGACATAATGGGAAG GACACCGTTGCACTATGCAGCTGCTAATGGGAGGTACCAGTGCACTGTGACCCTGGTGAGCGCTGGCGCTGAGGTCAACGAGCCCGACCAGACGGGCTGTACTCCCCTGCACTACTCTGCCGCGTCCCAAGCCTTCAGCAG AGTTGATCGTCATTTTTCTGGGAACCATCAGAACGATGAGGACGAGGCAAAGGAATCGTACTT CTGCTTGGAGCATCTTTTGGACAATGGTGCTGATCCATCGATGGTCAACTCAAAGGGTTACAGTGCTGTTCACTATGCAGCTTACCACGGCAACAAGCAGAACCTGGAGCTG ctccTGGAGATGTCCTTTAATGCACTAGGAGACATAGAGAGCAGCATTCCAGTCAGTCCGCTGCATCTTGCT GCTGATAAAGGTCACTGGCAGGCGCTGCGTGTGCTGACTGAGACCGCGGCGTACGTGGACATGCAGGACGCCGCGGGCCGCTCTGTGCTCTACTTGGCCGCCCAGAAAGGCTACGCCCGCTGCGTGGAGGTGCTGCTGGCTCAGGGAGCCTCCTGTCTCCTCAACGACAACCGTCTCATGTGGACTCCAATTCACGTTGCAG CCAATGGTCACTCAGACTGCCTGCGCATGATGATTGATTATGGGGAGGACGGGGATCTCACCAACGTCGCAGACAAATTTGGCCA GACCTCGCTGATGCTCGCCGTTCAGGGAGGTCACACTGATtgtgtccacttcctgttggagAAGGGTGCCTTGCCAGATGCCATGGACAAGAGGGGCAGCACAGCTTTGCACAGAGGG GCGGTGTTGGGGCACGACGACTGTGTGACGGCGCTGCTGGAGCACAAAGCCTCTGCACTGTGTAAGGACACCCAGGGTCGGACACCGCTGCACTACGCCGCATCCAGAGGCCACACGGAGATCCTGGCCAGTCTGGTGCAGGGCGCCATGGCAACTGACCCGCAAGATAAACTGCTGGACAACAAACAATACACCCCGTTACACTGGGCTGCTTACAAAG GGCATGAAGACTGTTTGGAGGTTTTACttgaatttaaaacatttatccaCGAAGAGGGAAACCCTTTCACCCCCCTGCACTGTGCTCT GATGAATGGCCACAGCGGCGCTGCAGAGAGACTTCTGGAATGTGCCGGGGTCCAGATGATTAACACCAGAGATGCCAAAGGAAG GACCCCGCTGCACGCTGCTGCGTTTGCAGAGGATGTCGCAGGACTTCAGTTGGTGCTTCGCCACGGCGCAGAGATCAACGCGGTTGACACAAGTGGACGCTCTGCACTGATGGTGGCTGCTGACAAGGGCCACAGCGGCACTGTGG CCATCCTCCTTCACCGGGCCAAGGCCGACCTGACACTGCTTGATGACAACAGGAACACTGCCCTGCACTTGGCCTGCAGCAAG GCTCATGAGATGTGTGCCCTGCTGATTCTGGGAGAGATCCACAGTCCGACACTCATAAACGCCACCAACAGTGCTCTGCAAAT GCCCCTCCATCTTGCAGCACGTAACGGCCTGGCGACGGTGGTGCAGGCACTGCTGAGTAGAGGAGCCACTGTGCTGGCTGTGGATGAGGAAG GCCACACCCCAGCTTTGGCCTGTGCTCCCAACAAGGACGTGGCTGACTGCCTGGCTCTGATCCTCTCTACCATGAAGCCTTTCCCCCAGCGGGacccttcctcctgctcctgctcctctcccgcCGTCTCCCCGTCCCCGGGTCTCAACTTGCTGAAGCACTGCGGCATCACCGCCGCCTGCGCCCCCCTGCCCAGCAACGGCCTCCACAACGGCTTCGTCAAAGACCGCCACGGCGCGCCAGTCGGCCTGGACGGGTGTCTGTCTGAGTGA